In the Sus scrofa isolate TJ Tabasco breed Duroc chromosome 7, Sscrofa11.1, whole genome shotgun sequence genome, one interval contains:
- the MDC1 gene encoding mediator of DNA damage checkpoint protein 1 isoform X5 has protein sequence MDTSQIMEDTQVINWEAEEEEVEEGPSEPLGCNLQPVGQLRIFSSSYGPEKDFPLYLGKNVVGRMPECSVALPFSSISKQHAVIEILAWNKAPVLRDCGSLNGTQILRPPKVLGPGVSHRLRNRELILFADLPCQYHRLDVPPPLVSRGPLTVEETPRGQGGTQPHRLLLAEDSEEEVDSLSERCVVKGPKTSLTTVIPESDEEGPSPAPDGPGPPFAFNLNSDTDEEESQQPGAGEAPSAAETEQPKPVTTEIQLIKDQCPVKEKHKDARVKRAASNGVVPVGAILERSQPAGEDSDTDVDEGSGLPRRPAGAHSERAQPCGFIDSDTDAEEEGIPATPAVVPVKKRQIFHEVGTESPQAPGVAHAQESPAGSDTDIEEGEAPRTVPLDSSRASMMIDSNMDDEEEVSAALTLARLRESQAVPWNRDAGAGDHRAQPVALLDQSQASAGRDSDTDMEEEGLPLEKRGSLPKGPADKAHPEKSQPPLRGSDVKVEEDERSPGVHPGRSQASATVDAITQVEEKAPPRPAVTLSEKHQVPVAWTPQTDVEAEGDPAKLPVVHPAEARPPPAGGHEPDVEKNTSLAASAGADVRKSQLLAEGDAGTEWAVAILEQDRALGAGAQSVSARAQVGQDLPLVSREHLADVAVDTGAPGEATQTQREGTQALTERERELNVDRTIDSGDNRDDSEDLDLQATQCFVEGENQSPEAVPSMEDEPTQAFPSTLPQEPGPSCCSFQASGTLDEPWELLATQPFCPRESEASEIQPVDTHLEARGLCPSPPRAALPEQHPESPEPLGSQGGGRQTVEKATGTPRETAEGPTPERGPLERATKEPPSEGERGGMGEEGLPRGTQDREEKQVLAGVTQRQESDRTVKSTSTDGGLESLQVEIETPKEMQENEIEKQTLARDMLEREAEKPVAERESEAGGPEVKVPEAVQDRGPLRAEAEGTSQDQKGQASNLTPEPGAGVGYLQGLASAPAAPRSQAGGGGEAPVSPRRQQRGDLNCKMPPAEKSGGDQESPEACLPPEPPEASAPLQNPLPSQSPKHPAPQSRLSPPPPPLEQSTPRTRPPQSQESPEPPFSSELDPPNPEPKVRPQGSPPLSPIPLEAHPTSPTDQAGSPEPTSRAARGGTHRSFEVTPMSVVPTALELQSSTSADQPVVPKPTLRAPWGRTHRSSVKTPEPNIPTAPELQPSTPTDQPVAPEPLSRATRGRTPRASVKTSEPVVPAAPEPQPSTPTDQPVVPKPTLRAPRGRTHRSSVKTPEPNIPTAPELRPSTPTDQPVAPEPLSRATRGRTPRASVKSPEQNVPTAPEHPQPSTPTDQPVTPKPTSRATRGRAHRSSVKTPAASEPLPSASTDQPITPKPTSRGRAHRSSAKTPELQPPTSTGQPVTPRPTSQATRGRTHRSSIKTPEPVVPTDPEPQPSTPTDQPITPELTSAATRGRTRRSTVKTPEPVVPTDPEPQPSTPTDQPITPKPTSWATRGQAHRSSVKTPEPHVPTDPKPQPSTPTDQPVTPKPTSRATRGRARKSSVKTPEPVVPTAAEPQPSASTDQPITPKPTSRGRAHRSSAKTPELQPPTSTGQPVTPRPTSGATQGRTHRSSAKTSQAVEPTAPVLEPPSPIGQPVTPKVIAEGGQNRILRSSRVGAVPGPTPPELQCPVPAEQPVPPEPIPRASCSRRPRATRKRESLTAHVGPDPCSAPPEPNSRSSRTQSLSTTPEPTLPQLPEAPAHAPQIPKVEAAGRPGFTLEPQPKATQKRKRPLAPADSPPLPKRLQRGEVPPKTVILEEEENPTARPGREEDAVIPEPGKRKRDQTEEEPRGVPSRSLRRTKPAQESTAPRVLFTGVVDARGERAVLALGGSLASSVAEASHLVTDRIRRTVKFLCALGRGIPILSLDWLHQSRKAGCFLPPDEYVVTDPEQEKNFGFSLREALSRARERKLLEGYEIHVTPGVQPPPPQMGEIISCCGGTVLPSMPRSYKPQRVVITCSQDFPRCSVPFRLGLPVLSPEFLLTGVLKQEAKPEAFVLSTLEMASA, from the exons atggatactagtcag ATCATGGAGGACACCCAGGTTATTAACTGGGAGGCTGAAGAAGAGGAGGTTGAAGAGGGACCCAGTGAACCTTTGGGGTGTAACTTGCAGCCCGTAGGGCAACTGCGTATCTTCAGTAGTTCCTATGGACCAGAAAAAG ATTTCCCACTCTACCTTGGGAAGAACGTGGTGGGCCGAATGCCCGAGTGCTCTGTGGCCCTGCCTTTTTCATCCATCTCCAAACAACATGCAGTGATTGAAATCTTGGCCTGGAACAAGGCGCCTGTCCTCCGCGACTGTGGGAGCCTCAATGGCACTCAGATCCTGAGGCCTCCCAAGGTCCTGGGCCCTGGGGTGAGTCATCGTTTGAGGAACCGGGAGTTGATTCTCTTTGCTGACTTGCCCTGCCAGTACCATCGCTTGGATGTCCCCCCGCCCTTGGTCTCTCGGGGCCCTCTAACTGTAGAGGAGACACCCAGGGGACAGGGAGGAACTCAACCGCACAGGCTTCTGTTGGCTGAGGACTCAGAGGAGGAAGTAG ATTCTCTTTCTGAAAGGTGTGTGGTGAAAGGACCAAAGACTTCTTTGACAACAGTGATTCCAGAGAG TGATGAAGAGGGGCCTTCCCCCGCCCCAGATGGCCCTGGACCACCTTTTGCCTTCAACTTGAACAGTGACACGGATGAGGAAGAAAGTCAGCAACCAGGAGCAGGAGAGGCTCCCTCAGCTGCAGAGACAGAACAGCCTAAACCTGTCACAACCGAAATCCAGCTCATAAAGGACCAGTGTCCAGTGAAGGAGAAGCACAAGGACGCAAGAGTTAAGAGGGCTGCCAGCAATGGGGTGGTTCCAGTTGGGGCGATTCTGGAGAGGAGCCAGCCTGCTGGGGAGGACAGTGACACAGATGTGGATGAGGGGAGTGGGCTTCCACGGAGGCCAGCTGGAGCCCATTCAGAAAGGGCCCAGCCTTGTGGCTTCATAGACAGTGATACTGATGCGGAAGAAGAGGGGATCCCCGCCACCCCAGCAGTAGTTCCCGTGAAGAAGAGGCAGATCTTCCATGAAGTTGGGACAGAGAGCCCCCAGGCACCTGGCGTGGCACATGCACAGGAGAGCCCGGCTGGTAGTGATACAGATATAGAGGAGGGAGAGGCCCCCCGGACGGTCCCTCTGGACAGCAGCCGAGCCTCCATGATGATcgacagcaacatggatgacgaGGAAGAAGTCTCAGCGGCGCTCACTCTGGCACGTCTGAGAGAGAGCCAGGCTGTTCCATGGAACAGAGATGCAGGTGCAGGAGACCACAGGGCCCAACCTGTGGCCCTTCTGGATCAAAGCCAGGCCTCTGCTGGGAGAGACAGTGACACAGACATGGAAGAAGAGGGGCTCCCCCTAGAAAAGAGAGGAAGTCTCCCCAAGGGTCCTGCAGACAAGGCCCATCCAGAAAAGAGCCAGCCTCCTCTCAGGGGCAGTGACGTGAAGGTGGAGGAAGATGAGCGCTCACCTGGAGTCCACCCAGGGAGAAGCCAAGCCTCTGCCACTGTGGACGCCATCACCCAAGTGGAGGAGAAAGCCCCACCAAGGCCAGCTGTTACACTTTCAGAGAAGCATCAGGTGCCTGTGGCATGGACACCTCAAACAGATGTGGAGGCAGAAGGCGACCCAGCAAAGCTGCCTGTGGTGCATCCAGCGGAAGCCCGCCCTCCTCCAGCTGGGGGCCATGAACCAGATGTGGAAAAGAACACGTCCTTAGCAGCCTCAGCTGGGGCAGACGTCAGAAAGAGCCAGCTTCTGGCAGAAGGGGATGCTGGGACGGAGTGGGCTGTAGCCATTCTTGAACAGGACCGAGCTCTTGGGGCCGGGGCCCAGAGTGTGTCAGCCAGGGCACAGGTGGGGCAGGACCTTCCCCTTGTCTCAAGAGAGCACCTAGCAGATGTGGCGGTGGACACAGGCGCTCCAGGGGAAGCCACCCAGACACAGAGAGAGGGAACCCAGGCCctcacagagagggagagagaactaAACGTGGACAGGACCATAGACTCTGGAGACAACCGTGACG ATTCTGAAGATCTGGACCTGCAAGCCACCCAGTGCTTTGTGGAGGGAGAGAATCAGAGCCCGGAAG CAGTCCCCAGCATGGAGGATGAGCCCACCCAGGCCTTCCCGTCTACTCTGCCCCAGGAGCCTGGCCCTTCCTGTTGCAGCTTCCAGGCCTCAG GTACCCTGGATGAGCCATGGGAGCTCTTAGCTACACAGCCATTCTGTCCAAGAGAGTCTGAGGCCTCTGAGATCCAGCCCGTTGACACCCACCTGGAGGCCCGTGGCCTTTGCCCCTCTCCACCTAGGGCAGCACTGCCAGAGCAACACCCAGAGAGCCCAGAGCCACTGGGGAGTCAGGGTGGAGGGCGGCAGACTGTGGAGAAAGCCACGGGTACCCCGAGAGAAACAGCAGAGGGGCCGACCCCTGAGAGAGGGCCCCTGGAGAGGGCAACCAAGGAGCCGCCAtcagaaggagagaggggagggatgggagaggaggggtTACCCAGGGGGACACAGGACAGGGAAGAAAAACAGGTGTTAGCTGGAGTTACTCAGAGACAAGAGTCTGACAGAACAGTGAAAAGTACAAGCACTGACGGGGGCCTGGAGAGTTTGCAGGTAGAAATTGAGACACCCAAGGAAATGCAAGAGAATGAGATAGAAAAGCAGACTCTTGCAAGAGACATGctggagagggaagcagagaaacctgtagcagagagagagagtgaggcaGGTGGGCCAGAAGTAAAGGTGCCCGAAGCCGTACAGGACAGAGGCCCACTGAGAGCGGAGGCAGAGGGGACCAGCCAGGACCAGAAAGGCCAGGCCTCCAATCTGACACCAGAGCCTGGAGCGGGGGTGGGGTACCTTCAGGGACTTGCTTCAGCCCCAGCAGCTCCCCGGAGCcaggcaggtggaggaggggaagccCCAGTGAGCCCCAGGAGACAGCAGAGAG GTGACTTGAATTGCAAGATGCCACCTGCTGAGAAGTCTGGG GGTGATCAGGAATCCCCGGAGGCTTGTCTGCCTCCTGAACCGCCTGAAGCGTCAGCCCCACTCCAGAACCCTCTCCCCTCTCAGAGCCCAAAGCATCCTGCACCTCAATCCCGcctgtccccccctccccctcctttagAACAGTCCACTCCCAGGACCAGGCCACCTCAGAGTCAGGAGTCCCCAGAGCCTCCCTTTTCCTCAGAGCTGGACCCTCCCAACCCAGAACCCAAAGTCAGGCCCCAGGGGTCCCCTCCACTTTCTCCTATACCCCTCGAGGCCCACCCTACCTCCCCCACAGACCAGGCCGGCAGCCCTGAGCCCACATCTCGGGCCGCTCGTGGCGGGACACATAGGTCCTTTGAAGTGACCCCCATGTCAGTTGTCCCCACAGCCCTTGAGCTGCAGTCCTCTACCTCCGCAGACCAGCCTGTGGTCCCCAAGCCCACACTTCGGGCTCCTTGGGGCAGGACACATAGGTCCTCCGTCAAGACCCCTGAACCAAATATCCCCACAGCCCCTGAGCTCCAGCCTTCCACCCCCACAGACCAGCCTGTTGCCCCTGAGCCCTTATCTCGGGCCACTCGGGGCCGGACACCTAGGGCCTCTGTCAAGACTTCTGAACCAGTTGTCCCTGCAGCCCCTGAGCCCCAGCCTTCCACCCCCACAGACCAGCCTGTGGTCCCCAAGCCCACACTTCGGGCTCCTCGGGGCAGGACACATAGGTCCTCCGTCAAGACCCCTGAACCAAACATCCCCACAGCCCCTGAGCTCCGACCTTCCACCCCCACAGACCAGCCTGTTGCCCCTGAGCCCTTATCTCGGGCCACTCGGGGCCGGACACCTAGGGCCTCTGTCAAGTCCCCTGAACAAAATGTCCCCACAGCCCCTGAGCACCCACAGCCTTCCACCCCCACAGATCAGCCTGTCACCCCCAAACCCACATCTCGTGCCACTCGGGGCAGGGCACACAGGTCCTCTGTCAAGACCCCCGCAGCCTCTGAGCCCCTGCCTTCTGCCTCCACAGACCAGCCCATCACCCCCAAACCCACATCTCGGGGCAGGGCACATAGGTCTTCTGCCAAGACCCCTGAACTCCAGCCTCCCACCTCCACTGGTCAGCCTGTCACCCCCAGACCCACATCTCAGGCCACTCGGGGCAGGACACATAGGTCCTCTATCAAGACCCCCGAACCAGTTGTCCCTACAGACCCTGAGccccagccctccacccccacagacCAGCCCATCACCCCTGAGCTCACATCTGCAGCCACTCGGGGCAGGACACGTAGGTCCACTGTCAAGACCCCCGAACCAGTTGTCCCTACAGACCCTGAGccccagccctccacccccacagacCAGCCCATCACCCCCAAACCCACGTCTTGGGCCACTCGAGGCCAGGCACATAGGTCCTCTGTCAAGACCCCTGAACCACATGTCCCCACAGACCCTAAGccccagccctccacccccacagacCAGCCTGTCACCCCCAAACCCACATCTCGTGCAACTCGGGGCAGGGCACGTAAGTCCTCTGTCAAGACCCCTGAACCAGTTGTCCCTACAGCCGCTGAGCCCCAGCCTTCTGCCTCCACAGACCAGCCCATCACCCCCAAACCCACATCTCGGGGCAGGGCACATAGGTCTTCTGCCAAGACCCCTGAACTCCAGCCTCCCACCTCCACTGGTCAGCCTGTCACCCCCAGACCCACATCTGGGGCCACCCAGGGCAGGACACACAGGTCTTCTGCCAAGACATCCCAAGCAGTTGAACCCACAGCCCCTGTCCTTGAACCTCCCTCCCCCATAGGCCAGCCTGTCACCCCCAAGGTCATAGCTGAGGGTGGTCAGAACAGGATACTCAGATCTTCTAGAGTAGGTGCTGTGCCAGGTCCTACCCCCCCTGAACTCCAGTGTCCTGTCCCCGCAGAACAGCCTGTTCCCCCTGAGCCCATCCCTCGAGCCAGTTGCAGCAGGAGGCCTCGGGCCACTAGGAAGCGGGAGTCTCTCACAGCTCACGTTGGTCCTGACCCCTGCTCTGCTCCCCCTGAACCTAATTCCCGGTCCTCAAGGACCCAGTCCCTTAGCACCACTCCTGAGCCTACCCTCCCTCAGCTTCCTGAGGCACCGGCTCATGCTCCCCAGATCCCAAAGGTGGAGGCAGCAGGTAGACCTGGCTTCACCCTAGAGCCCCAGCCGAAGGCCACCCAAAAGCGCAAGAGGCCTTTGGCTCCTGCAGATTCACCCCCACTTCCAAAACGGCTCCAAAGAGGGGAAGTGCCCCCGAAGACAGTGATCCTCgaggaagaagaaaatcctaCAGCAAGGCCTGGGAGAGAAGAG GATGCAGTGATTCCAGAACCaggcaagagaaagagagaccagACCGAGGAGGAGCCCCGGGGAGTACCGAGCCGCAGCCTGCGCCGGACCAAACCTGCACAAGAGTCCACGGCCCCCAGA GTGCTCTTCACGGGTGTGGTGGATGCTCGTGGAGAGCGGGCGGTGCTGGCCCTGGGGGGCAGTCTGGCCAGCTCAGTGGCCGAGGCGTCCCATTTGGTGACCGATCGGATCCGCCGGACAGTCAAGTTCCTGTGTGCCCTGGGGCGGGGCATCCCCATCCTCTCCCTGGACTGGCTGCATCAG TCCCGCAAGGCAGGTTGCTTCTTGCCTCCAGATGAGTATGTGGTGACTGATCCTGAGCAGGAGAAGAACTTTGGCTTCAGCCTCCGGGAGGCCCTGAGCCGGGCTCGGGAGAGAAAGCTGCTAGAG GGCTATGAGATTCACGTGACCCCAGGAGTCCAGCCACCGCCCCCTCAGATGGGAGAGATCATCAGCTGCTGTGGGGGCACCGTCCTACCCAGCATGCCCCGCTCCTATAAG CCTCAGAGAGTTGTGATCACGTGCTCCCAGGACTTCCCTCGATGCTCCGTTCCATTTCGGCTTGGGCTGCCTGTCCTCTCACCTGAGTTCCTGCTGACAGGAGTCCTGAAGCAGGAGGCCAAGCCAGAGGCCTTTGTCCTCTCCACTTTGGAAATGGCATCTGCCTGA